In the genome of Triticum urartu cultivar G1812 chromosome 5, Tu2.1, whole genome shotgun sequence, one region contains:
- the LOC125511243 gene encoding serine/threonine-protein kinase BSK5-like, whose translation MGARCSKLSACWWPPHFKSPRLENGAAGEDGSGVPVFAEYSLDELRAATDGFATDRIVSEHGEKAPNVVYRGTLFSSGATVAIKRFGRSAWPDARQFVEEARAVGLLRSGRLSNLIGCCCEGGERLLVAEFMPHDTLAKHLFHWETKPLSWAMRVRAALYVAQALEYCTLKGRALYHDLHAYRVLFDVDGNPRLSCFGLMKNSRDGKSYSTNLAFTPPEYLKTGRVIPESVVYSFGTILLDLLSGKHIPPSHALDLIRGRNITVLMDSCLDGHVSSSDGTEMVRLASRCLQYEARDRPNLKAVVSALASLQKDASAPSHTLLGISQDAVKENAEQVSFSATEKAYATADLEQVHELLENEGYDEDETASFKVSLSSWPGQPSESIQVKKNGDDAFQSKDFTTVLECYSRFIDTGAMESPTMLVRRGFANVVLGRMEDALEDARRAEGISPEWPTAHYLQGMALIGLGMELDGHEKLRIAASLEAQRTGRN comes from the exons ATGGGGGCTCGCTGCTCCAAGCTCTCCGCCTGCTGGTGGCCGCCGCACTTCAAATCGCCCCGCCTCG AGAACGGCGCCGCCGGGGAGGACGGCAGCGGCGTGCCGGTGTTCGCGGAGTACAGCCTCGACGAGCTCCGCGCCGCCACCGACGGCTTCGCCACGGACCGCATCGTCTCCGAGCACGGCGAGAAGGCGCCCAACGTGGTCTACCGCGGCACGCTCTTCAGCTCCGGCGCCACCGTCGCCATCAAGCGCTTCGGCCGCTCCGCCTGGCCCGACGCGCGCCAGTTCGTG GAGGAGGCTAGGGCCGTTGGGCTGCTGCGGAGCGGCCGCCTGTCCAACCTCATCGGGTGCTGCTGCGAGGGCGGCGAGCGGCTGCTCGTCGCCGAGTTCATGCCGCACGATACCCTCGCAAAGCATCTCTTCCACT GGGAGACCAAACCGTTGAGCTGGGCAATGAGGGTGCGAGCTGCACTCTATGTGGCCCAAGCACTGGAATACTGCACCCTCAAAGGGAGGGCTCTCTACCATGACCTGCATGCATACAGGGTCCTCTTTGATGTG GATGGCAACCCTAGATTGTCATGTTTTGGTTTGATGAAGAACAGCAGAGATGGGAAAAGCTACAGTACCAATTTGGCTTTCACACCTCCTGAGTACCTTAAGACAG GTAGAGTAATCCCCGAGAGTGTGGTCTACAGCTTCGGTACCATCTTGCTTGACCTCCTAAGTGGAAAGCACATTCCACCAAGCCAT GCGCTTGACCTTATCAGAGGAAGGAACATCACCGTGCTCATGGATTCTTGCTTGGATGGTCACGTCTCCAGTTCTGATGGAACCGAAATGGTGCGGTTAGCATCCCGCTGCTTGCAATATGAAGCTCGCGACCGGCCAAACCTGAAAGCAGTAGTGTCTGCTCTTGCAAGCCTTCAAAAAGACGCTTCT GCTCCTTCACATACTTTACTGGGCATCTCACAGGATGCTGTCAAGGAGAACGCAGAACAAGTTTCATTTTCTGCTACTGAGAAAGCTTATGCGACAGCAGACCTTGAGCAGGTGCATGAGTTGCTGGAAAATGAGGGATATGATGAGGATGAGACAGCAAGTTTTAAG GTGTCTTTAAGCTCGTGGCCTGGCCAACCATCTGAGAGTATTCAGGTCAAGAAGAATGGAGACGATGCTTTTCAATCCAAAGATTTTACGACTGTGCTGGAGTGTTACTCAAGG TTTATCGATACTGGTGCAATGGAGTCTCCGACCATGCTTGTGCGGCGAGGGTTCGCGAACGTGGTGCTTGGCAGGATGGAGGATGCCTTGGAGGACGCAAGGAGAGCAGAGGGGATATCACCCGAGTGGCCGACGGCGCACTACCTGCAAGGGATGGCGCTCATCGGGCTCGGCATGGAGCTCGACGGGCACGAGAAGCTAAGGATCGCCGCCTCCTTGGAAGCCCAGAGAACCGGTAGGAACTAG
- the LOC125511245 gene encoding mitochondrial import inner membrane translocase subunit TIM10, giving the protein MAAAKDVRSELEKEMMFGMAEKEMEYRVELFNRLTHVCFEKCIDKRHKEGELNMGENSCIDRCVSKYWQVTNIVGGMLGTQQTPM; this is encoded by the exons ATGGCTGCCGCCAAGGACGTGCGGAGCGAGCTGGAGAAGGAGATG ATGTTCGGGATGGCGGAGAAGGAGATGGAGTACCGGGTCGAGCTTTTCAACCG GCTTACACATGTTTGTTTTGAGAAGTGCATTGATAAAAG GCATAAAGAAGGTGAACTCAATATGGGAGAGAACAGTTGCATTGATCGGTGTGTTTCAAAGTACTGGCAG GTGACTAACATTGTCGGCGGAATGCTCGGGACTCAGCAGACCCCGATGTGA